In one Euzebya rosea genomic region, the following are encoded:
- the egtD gene encoding L-histidine N(alpha)-methyltransferase, with product MSATFDLTRIAVDTDYHGQMAADVRTGLTATPKALPPKYFYDAAGSELFVRITQLEEYYQTRTETAILERVADAVVADIAPVELVELGSGASRKTRVLLEAMHRSGHVDRPRYVPFDVSEDAIVGAAEALTGDYAWLDVHGIVGDFDHHLTDVPRTGRRLVAFLGSTIGNLDPDEQVALLTDVRAMLVDGDGFVLGVDLVKDTETLVRAYDDDAGVTAAFNRNVLHNVNATLGADFEPDDFDHVARWNAPEARIEMWLRARRDMRVRVKDLDLDLELVEGEEVHTEISAKFTEATITDRLAAAGLRVARFDTDPRGWFGVVTAVPAG from the coding sequence GTGAGCGCCACCTTCGACCTGACCCGCATCGCGGTCGACACCGACTACCACGGGCAGATGGCTGCCGACGTCCGCACGGGGTTGACCGCCACCCCCAAGGCGCTGCCACCGAAGTACTTCTACGACGCCGCCGGGTCGGAGCTGTTCGTCCGCATCACCCAGCTCGAGGAGTACTACCAGACCCGCACCGAGACGGCGATCCTCGAGCGGGTCGCCGACGCCGTCGTGGCCGACATCGCCCCGGTCGAGCTGGTCGAGCTCGGGTCGGGGGCCAGCCGCAAGACCCGCGTGCTGCTGGAGGCCATGCACCGGTCCGGACACGTCGACCGGCCGCGGTACGTGCCGTTCGACGTCAGCGAGGACGCCATCGTCGGGGCAGCAGAGGCCCTGACCGGCGACTACGCGTGGTTGGACGTGCACGGCATCGTCGGCGACTTCGACCACCACCTGACCGACGTGCCGCGCACCGGCCGTCGTCTCGTGGCCTTCCTGGGCTCGACGATCGGCAACCTCGACCCCGACGAGCAGGTGGCGCTGCTGACCGACGTGCGCGCCATGCTCGTCGACGGCGACGGCTTCGTGCTGGGCGTCGACCTGGTCAAGGACACCGAGACCCTCGTCCGTGCCTACGACGACGACGCCGGGGTGACGGCGGCGTTCAACCGCAACGTCCTGCACAACGTCAACGCCACCCTCGGCGCGGACTTCGAGCCCGACGACTTCGACCACGTCGCCCGCTGGAACGCGCCGGAGGCCCGGATCGAGATGTGGCTGCGCGCGCGGCGGGACATGCGGGTCAGGGTCAAGGACCTCGACCTCGACCTCGAGCTGGTCGAGGGCGAGGAGGTGCACACCGAGATCTCCGCCAAGTTCACCGAGGCCACGATCACCGACCGCCTGGCCGCCGCCGGCCTGCGGGTCGCCCGGTTCGACACCGACCCTCGCGGCTGGTTCGGCGTCGTCACCGCCGTCCCCGCCGGGTGA
- a CDS encoding class II glutamine amidotransferase, producing the protein MCRLAARTGPAAPLSSLLYDPPRSLEVLAYDPLEQHSGHVNVDGTGVAWFDGGDHEPLLYRTVQPPWSDANLPTLSRRLRGDVILAAVRSTTPGLPQGPSFVHPFTSGGLAGTHNGWIADFRATVARPLMAELSDRAFAELPGPSDTAVLFGLAADAHRGGASVLEAAEEATARTEKACRSLGVTATLTLVLADATGVAAVNAAAGRPANTLYVATDTDGAHLLASEPLDPALDWVPVTEGGRAHLTPTNLEIHQ; encoded by the coding sequence ATGTGCCGCCTGGCCGCGCGGACCGGCCCTGCTGCCCCGCTGTCGAGCCTGCTGTACGACCCGCCGAGGTCGCTGGAGGTGCTCGCCTACGATCCGCTGGAGCAGCACTCCGGCCATGTCAACGTCGACGGGACCGGGGTGGCCTGGTTCGACGGCGGCGACCACGAGCCGCTGCTGTACCGGACGGTCCAGCCACCGTGGTCCGACGCCAACCTGCCCACCCTGTCCCGTCGCCTCCGCGGTGACGTGATCCTCGCAGCGGTCAGGTCGACCACACCCGGCCTGCCGCAGGGCCCCTCCTTCGTGCATCCCTTCACCAGCGGCGGGCTCGCGGGAACCCACAACGGCTGGATCGCCGACTTCCGCGCGACCGTCGCCCGCCCCCTGATGGCCGAGCTGTCGGACCGGGCCTTCGCCGAGCTCCCCGGTCCCAGCGACACCGCCGTGCTGTTCGGCCTGGCCGCCGACGCCCACCGGGGCGGCGCGTCGGTGCTGGAGGCGGCCGAGGAGGCGACGGCGAGGACCGAGAAGGCCTGCCGTTCCCTCGGGGTCACGGCCACGCTGACCCTGGTGCTGGCCGACGCCACCGGCGTCGCCGCCGTCAACGCCGCGGCGGGAAGGCCCGCCAACACGCTGTACGTCGCCACCGACACCGACGGCGCCCACCTGCTGGCCAGCGAACCCCTCGACCCCGCCCTCGACTGGGTCCCCGTCACCGAGGGCGGCCGGGCCCACCTGACCCCCACGAACCTGGAGATCCACCAGTGA
- a CDS encoding SUMF1/EgtB/PvdO family nonheme iron enzyme: protein MSDTSTTTGRHADPGRVKARLAAALDNGRRWTFTLLDPLDDEAMHRQFDRIMSPLVWDLGHIGNFEELWLLRGLGDRSQHDPDLDRIYNPFDNPRWTRADLPLLKRPEATAYAADIRADALRLLEATDLDPDVPLLADGYVYLMVLQHEAQHQETMLQALDLREDPRPGDAEELAATDDPRLQLYLPATARTIRRPRRVDDTEIVTVPGGPFGFGALHAADVSLAAGPAAREAAVAAYDNERPRHTVDVPTFAIDRFPATARRYAAFVADGGYREDRWWSPRGVEWRDETGHTAPQGWVPTADGGWRIRRFNRVDELDPRELVEHISFFEAEAFAAWCGGRLPSEQEWEKAAAHDPATGASRPFPWGDAPPGPELANVDRGLWGPSLVGSYPRGASALGVEHMIGDSYEWTTSDFEPYPGYTTFPYPEYSEVFFGGDWKVLRGASWATRSGVARTTFRNWDHPYRRQIFSGVRVAYDVDATGRPSAAGRR from the coding sequence GTGAGCGACACCTCGACGACGACCGGCCGCCACGCCGACCCCGGGCGGGTGAAGGCCCGCCTGGCCGCCGCGCTCGACAACGGACGGCGATGGACGTTCACGCTGCTGGACCCGCTGGACGACGAGGCGATGCACCGGCAGTTCGACCGCATCATGTCCCCGTTGGTCTGGGACCTCGGCCACATCGGCAACTTCGAGGAGCTGTGGTTGCTGCGCGGGTTGGGTGACCGCAGCCAGCACGACCCCGACCTCGACCGGATCTACAACCCCTTCGACAACCCCCGCTGGACCCGTGCCGACCTGCCGCTGCTCAAGCGGCCCGAGGCGACCGCGTACGCTGCGGACATCCGCGCCGATGCGCTGCGCCTGCTCGAGGCCACCGACCTCGATCCCGACGTGCCGTTGCTGGCCGACGGCTACGTCTACCTGATGGTCCTGCAGCACGAGGCGCAGCACCAGGAGACGATGCTGCAGGCCCTGGACCTGCGCGAGGACCCCCGTCCGGGGGACGCCGAGGAGCTTGCCGCGACCGACGACCCGCGGCTGCAGCTGTACCTGCCCGCAACCGCACGCACGATCCGCCGACCTCGTCGGGTCGACGACACCGAGATCGTGACGGTCCCGGGTGGACCGTTCGGGTTCGGGGCGCTGCACGCCGCCGACGTGTCGCTCGCTGCCGGACCGGCCGCACGCGAGGCCGCCGTCGCCGCCTACGACAACGAACGGCCGCGCCACACCGTCGACGTGCCCACCTTCGCGATCGACCGGTTCCCGGCGACGGCTCGCCGGTATGCCGCGTTCGTCGCCGACGGGGGTTATCGCGAGGACCGCTGGTGGTCACCCCGAGGCGTCGAGTGGCGCGACGAGACCGGCCACACCGCGCCGCAGGGCTGGGTGCCCACCGCCGACGGCGGCTGGCGGATCCGTCGGTTCAACCGAGTCGACGAGCTGGACCCGCGCGAGCTGGTCGAGCACATCAGCTTCTTCGAGGCCGAGGCGTTCGCCGCATGGTGCGGCGGTCGGCTGCCCAGCGAGCAGGAGTGGGAGAAGGCCGCCGCCCACGACCCGGCAACCGGCGCCTCGCGACCGTTCCCCTGGGGCGACGCCCCGCCGGGACCCGAACTCGCCAACGTCGACCGGGGGCTGTGGGGTCCGTCGCTGGTCGGCAGCTACCCCCGGGGGGCGTCCGCGCTGGGGGTGGAGCACATGATCGGCGACAGCTACGAGTGGACGACGAGCGACTTCGAGCCCTACCCGGGTTACACGACCTTCCCCTACCCCGAGTACAGCGAGGTGTTCTTCGGCGGTGACTGGAAGGTCCTGCGCGGCGCGTCCTGGGCCACCCGCAGCGGCGTGGCCCGGACCACCTTCCGCAACTGGGACCACCCCTACCGTCGACAGATCTTCTCGGGTGTCCGCGTGGCCTACGACGTCGACGCCACCGGACGACCGTCCGCTGCCGGGCGGCGCTGA
- a CDS encoding glutamate-cysteine ligase family protein, with the protein MTAVTEPEEVRALLASTLVPSASCPGPGAVGLESEHFLVHVDRHGAPVGRADLATMTAVLDDHPDLDPEPPSARSLTGWRTADGGRLLPEPGAQLEFAGPPAWTAAAALGAMSDTVGDIATLLDSRGLALVSAGLDVWHPAGSVRQQLACPRYPAMHDYFGRRGPHGRTMMTHTASLQVNLDLGVGSQPVDRWATALLASPLMTATFACSPTAGAVNGRALAWQWLDQTRTGVPAAFVAGRTDPVDVLCAQALAADVLLFRDGDDAVPGEPGFTLERWILDGHPVHGRPTTTDVAYHLTTLFPEVRLRGFLEIRSVDALPGRWRAVPVVLLAGLLYDDRTLDAVRGLLEPHRARLPELLQRAAHLGVADGELCAMAVEVWTMAAEGAARLGPAYLDPADIRRAERFLDRFTLRGRTPSDELRERFVDGPTAALDWAREPVGTLTLC; encoded by the coding sequence ATGACCGCGGTGACCGAACCGGAAGAGGTTCGTGCGCTGCTGGCGTCCACGCTGGTCCCGTCGGCCAGCTGCCCGGGTCCCGGCGCGGTGGGGCTGGAGTCCGAGCACTTCCTGGTCCATGTCGACCGGCACGGCGCCCCGGTCGGCCGTGCCGACCTGGCGACCATGACTGCGGTCCTCGACGACCACCCGGACCTGGACCCCGAACCGCCGAGCGCCAGGTCCCTGACGGGATGGCGGACCGCCGACGGTGGCCGACTCCTGCCCGAGCCGGGTGCCCAGCTGGAGTTCGCCGGCCCGCCGGCATGGACGGCAGCTGCCGCGCTGGGGGCGATGTCGGACACCGTCGGTGACATCGCCACGCTGCTGGACTCTCGCGGACTGGCCCTGGTCTCCGCCGGCCTGGACGTGTGGCATCCCGCTGGGTCGGTCCGCCAGCAGCTGGCCTGTCCGCGGTACCCGGCGATGCACGACTACTTCGGGCGGCGCGGCCCGCACGGCCGGACGATGATGACCCACACGGCGTCGCTGCAGGTCAACCTCGACCTCGGCGTGGGCAGCCAGCCCGTCGACCGCTGGGCCACGGCGCTGCTGGCCTCGCCGCTGATGACGGCGACCTTCGCCTGCAGCCCGACCGCGGGGGCCGTCAACGGGCGGGCGCTCGCGTGGCAGTGGCTGGACCAGACGAGGACGGGGGTGCCGGCCGCCTTCGTCGCCGGACGCACCGACCCCGTCGACGTCCTGTGCGCGCAGGCGCTGGCCGCCGACGTGCTGCTGTTCCGCGACGGCGACGACGCCGTGCCCGGCGAACCCGGCTTCACGCTCGAGCGGTGGATCCTCGACGGGCATCCCGTGCACGGACGACCCACGACCACCGACGTGGCCTACCACCTGACGACCCTGTTCCCGGAGGTCCGGCTGCGCGGGTTCCTGGAGATCCGCTCGGTGGACGCGCTGCCCGGACGGTGGCGTGCCGTCCCTGTCGTCCTCCTCGCAGGGCTGCTGTACGACGACCGCACCCTCGACGCCGTCCGAGGGCTGCTCGAGCCGCATCGCGCGCGCCTGCCCGAGCTGCTGCAGCGCGCCGCCCACCTCGGCGTGGCCGACGGCGAGCTGTGCGCGATGGCCGTCGAGGTGTGGACGATGGCCGCCGAGGGCGCGGCACGTCTGGGACCCGCCTACCTCGACCCGGCCGACATCCGGCGGGCCGAGCGGTTCCTCGACCGCTTCACCCTCCGCGGTCGGACCCCGTCCGACGAGCTCCGCGAGCGCTTCGTCGACGGACCCACCGCGGCGCTCGACTGGGCCCGCGAACCCGTCGGCACCCTGACGCTGTGCTGA
- a CDS encoding GreA/GreB family elongation factor encodes MSETEHAEHLTQQAHDRLQEELQRRSTTLRQEITDRIEVARGHGDLKENAEYHAAKDEQGMNEDRIRVLEARLRNAVISEVDPNSGEVAVGMIVTVDDDGDVEEYFIGSMEDTPGEGVEVVSATSPMGKALLGSKKGDEVAYTGPTGVTFTMSITDVRAP; translated from the coding sequence ATGAGCGAGACCGAGCACGCAGAGCACCTCACCCAGCAGGCCCATGACCGCCTTCAGGAGGAGCTGCAGCGCCGATCCACGACCCTCCGGCAGGAGATCACCGACCGGATCGAGGTCGCGCGCGGTCACGGCGACCTCAAGGAGAACGCCGAGTACCACGCGGCGAAGGACGAGCAGGGCATGAACGAGGACCGCATCCGCGTCCTCGAGGCCCGCCTCCGCAACGCCGTCATCTCCGAGGTCGACCCGAACTCCGGTGAGGTCGCGGTCGGCATGATCGTGACGGTCGACGACGACGGCGACGTCGAGGAGTACTTCATCGGCTCCATGGAGGACACGCCCGGCGAGGGGGTCGAGGTCGTCAGCGCCACCTCCCCCATGGGCAAGGCGCTCCTCGGCAGCAAGAAGGGCGACGAGGTCGCCTACACCGGCCCGACCGGCGTGACGTTCACGATGTCGATCACGGACGTGCGCGCCCCGTAG
- a CDS encoding DNA-formamidopyrimidine glycosylase family protein: MPELPEVRAHAERMTAALADDVLDGVTLLGFSSLKTFDPPPDAAVGNALQQVGTRGKHLLLDFGDTTHVVHLMQGGRLRPDPKEAKKPRGGLFRWTFADAGSWLLTEAGTERKAGVWVLRSPVEGQPPLDGLGPEADTVDAAQLAAMFAAHSARIHTMLRDQRVLAGIGRMLANEICHRAKVSPFAQTASMGAEDAERIAAAMHEAIEEALAVERVRDDMSSSADRPSRVHNHTGDPCPECGDQVRAVEYNAYTVNYCATCQTDGKVLADNAMSKFGVRDAPPKKRPKRSRR, encoded by the coding sequence GTGCCCGAGCTTCCCGAAGTCCGCGCCCACGCCGAGCGGATGACCGCCGCCCTCGCCGACGACGTCCTCGACGGCGTCACCCTGCTGGGCTTCTCGTCGCTGAAGACCTTCGACCCGCCGCCCGACGCGGCGGTCGGCAACGCACTCCAGCAGGTCGGCACCCGCGGCAAGCACCTGCTGCTGGACTTCGGGGACACCACCCACGTGGTCCACCTCATGCAGGGCGGCCGACTGCGTCCGGACCCGAAGGAGGCCAAGAAGCCCCGCGGGGGGCTGTTCCGCTGGACCTTCGCCGACGCGGGCTCGTGGCTGCTGACCGAGGCCGGCACCGAACGCAAGGCCGGGGTGTGGGTCCTGCGCAGCCCGGTGGAGGGACAGCCGCCGCTGGACGGGCTCGGCCCCGAGGCCGACACCGTCGACGCCGCACAGCTGGCAGCCATGTTCGCGGCCCACTCGGCCCGCATCCACACGATGCTGCGCGACCAGCGGGTCCTGGCCGGGATCGGGCGGATGCTCGCCAACGAGATCTGCCACCGCGCGAAGGTCTCGCCGTTCGCCCAGACCGCCTCCATGGGGGCCGAGGACGCCGAACGGATCGCCGCGGCCATGCACGAGGCAATCGAGGAGGCGCTGGCGGTGGAGCGGGTGCGCGACGACATGTCGTCCTCGGCCGACCGACCGTCCCGGGTGCACAACCACACGGGCGATCCCTGTCCCGAGTGCGGGGACCAGGTGCGGGCGGTGGAGTACAACGCCTACACGGTCAACTACTGCGCGACGTGCCAGACCGACGGCAAGGTCCTGGCCGACAACGCGATGAGCAAGTTCGGGGTCCGCGACGCGCCGCCGAAGAAGCGCCCGAAGCGGTCCCGCCGGTAG
- a CDS encoding glutamate-cysteine ligase family protein: MLDPRVLRDADDVAAHLAATCFVPTDDLPVRGAVGLEAEMFVLHTGDRRRSELEELVDAIDAADGVVAQGGSERPRWLSEDGQITEEPGGQLELITDPEPTLATALDRLDGLATAIEPCLDRAGLALAGAGLDPFHPPEGLDVQLDLPRYRAMGTYFGRRGTNGQALMCASASLQVNLDLGPPAMAVDRWVVANLAAPLVVATFANSPTAEAVNGRALAWAQLDPTRTGVPALIATGVDDPVAHLLWDVMRADVMLVSRGIEMHPGRPGWTFGDWVRDGHPQHGPPTTVDVDMHLSTLFPEVRLRGFLEVRGVDQLPRRWRAAPAVLLTGLLYEPDTTARARDLLERARRDLPRLQDRAVRRGLTDPLVWELAGPLWELAMGGADRMGAAWVGERWLDTADAFLDRFTRRRRHPADEQRDLRRRSPAEALEWAR, translated from the coding sequence GTGCTGGACCCTCGTGTGCTGCGCGACGCCGACGACGTCGCCGCCCATCTCGCTGCGACGTGCTTCGTCCCCACCGACGACCTGCCGGTCCGCGGCGCCGTCGGGCTGGAGGCCGAGATGTTCGTCCTCCACACCGGGGATCGACGACGCTCGGAGCTGGAGGAGCTGGTCGACGCGATCGACGCCGCCGACGGCGTGGTGGCGCAGGGCGGCAGCGAACGGCCCCGCTGGCTGAGCGAGGACGGGCAGATCACCGAGGAACCCGGCGGCCAGCTCGAGCTGATCACCGACCCCGAGCCGACCCTGGCGACGGCGCTCGACCGGCTGGACGGGCTGGCCACGGCGATCGAGCCGTGCCTGGACCGGGCAGGGTTGGCGCTGGCCGGGGCGGGCCTGGACCCGTTCCATCCGCCCGAGGGACTCGACGTCCAGCTGGACCTGCCGCGGTATCGGGCGATGGGCACCTACTTCGGCCGTCGGGGCACCAACGGCCAGGCGTTGATGTGCGCGTCGGCCAGCCTGCAGGTCAACCTCGACCTCGGTCCGCCCGCGATGGCCGTCGACCGGTGGGTGGTGGCCAACCTGGCCGCGCCGCTGGTCGTCGCGACGTTCGCCAACTCCCCCACCGCAGAAGCCGTCAACGGACGCGCGCTGGCCTGGGCACAGCTGGACCCGACCCGGACGGGCGTCCCGGCGTTGATCGCCACCGGGGTGGACGATCCCGTCGCGCACCTGCTGTGGGACGTGATGCGCGCCGACGTGATGCTGGTCTCCCGCGGGATCGAGATGCACCCGGGTCGACCGGGCTGGACGTTCGGCGACTGGGTTCGAGACGGGCACCCACAGCACGGCCCACCGACCACCGTGGACGTCGACATGCACCTGTCGACGTTGTTCCCGGAGGTCCGGCTGCGTGGGTTCCTGGAGGTGCGCGGGGTGGACCAGCTGCCGCGGCGATGGCGTGCCGCGCCGGCGGTGCTGCTGACCGGACTGCTCTACGAGCCCGACACGACGGCACGGGCCCGGGACCTGCTCGAGCGGGCCCGGCGCGACCTTCCCCGCCTGCAGGACCGCGCTGTTCGCCGTGGGCTCACCGACCCGCTGGTGTGGGAGCTGGCCGGACCGCTGTGGGAGCTGGCCATGGGCGGGGCCGACCGGATGGGCGCGGCATGGGTCGGCGAGCGCTGGCTCGACACGGCCGACGCGTTCCTCGACCGCTTCACCCGACGGCGTCGCCACCCCGCCGACGAGCAGCGGGACCTCCGACGCCGCAGCCCCGCCGAGGCGCTGGAGTGGGCCCGCTGA
- the uppS gene encoding polyprenyl diphosphate synthase — protein sequence MAVRVPLGPDLLYRLYDRQLESRVRAGTLPQHVGVILDGNRRFARERGYDSPADGHRAGAEKIPELLDWCASLGIGWVTLWLLSTENLGRDEDELAALVEIIGESVRGLADRRDRWPGLRITGVGAIGELPGALQEELAAAEDATADGDTLHVQIAVGYGGRQEIIHALRNHLEERAAAGDSITDVIDDLQPEHIAANLYTAGTPDPDLIIRTSGELRLSGFLMWQSAHSEFYFCDPYWPEFRHIDFLRALRDFQRRRRRFGR from the coding sequence ATGGCTGTCCGCGTCCCGCTTGGTCCCGACCTGCTGTACCGGCTCTACGACCGGCAGCTGGAGTCGCGAGTGCGCGCGGGCACCCTGCCGCAGCACGTCGGCGTCATCCTCGACGGCAACCGGCGCTTCGCCCGGGAACGCGGCTACGACAGCCCGGCCGACGGGCATCGGGCCGGTGCGGAGAAGATCCCCGAGCTGCTGGACTGGTGCGCGTCCCTGGGCATCGGCTGGGTCACCCTGTGGCTGCTGTCCACGGAGAACCTGGGTCGGGACGAGGACGAGCTGGCCGCCCTCGTGGAGATCATCGGCGAGAGCGTCCGCGGCCTGGCCGACCGCCGTGACCGGTGGCCCGGACTGCGCATCACCGGCGTCGGCGCGATCGGCGAGCTGCCGGGGGCGCTGCAGGAGGAGCTCGCCGCGGCCGAGGACGCCACCGCCGACGGCGACACCCTCCACGTGCAGATCGCCGTCGGCTACGGCGGACGACAGGAGATCATCCATGCGCTGCGCAACCACCTGGAGGAGCGCGCCGCCGCGGGCGACAGCATCACCGACGTGATCGATGATCTGCAGCCCGAACACATCGCCGCGAACCTCTACACCGCCGGCACGCCGGACCCGGACCTGATCATCCGCACCTCCGGGGAGCTGCGGCTGTCGGGATTTCTGATGTGGCAGTCGGCCCATTCGGAGTTCTACTTCTGCGACCCGTACTGGCCGGAGTTCCGCCACATCGACTTCCTCCGCGCCCTGCGGGACTTCCAGCGTCGCCGGCGTCGGTTCGGTCGTTGA
- a CDS encoding dTDP-4-dehydrorhamnose 3,5-epimerase family protein translates to MPIEQTSIDGLLVVRWDTHDDDRGFFRQTYQVRELDEALGRPVTFRQGNHSHSVPGVLRGFHAEPWDKCVYVVRGLAMAAIADIRPDSPTFGTVETFLLGAPPDGERIRLFISEGLANSFVTLGEERTDYLYDVSGYWQAGVTQPAVIWDDPDLGVDWPLEDPILSEKDQQNPTLRELFPDHPKWAGEDG, encoded by the coding sequence ATGCCGATCGAACAGACCTCAATCGACGGGCTCCTCGTGGTCCGCTGGGACACCCACGACGACGACCGCGGCTTCTTCCGCCAGACCTATCAGGTCCGCGAGCTCGACGAGGCCCTCGGACGTCCGGTGACGTTCCGCCAGGGCAACCACTCCCACTCCGTGCCCGGTGTGCTGCGCGGGTTCCACGCCGAGCCGTGGGACAAGTGCGTCTACGTCGTGCGTGGCCTGGCCATGGCCGCGATCGCCGACATCCGGCCGGACTCGCCGACCTTCGGCACCGTCGAGACGTTCCTCCTCGGTGCACCGCCCGACGGCGAGCGCATCCGGCTGTTCATCAGCGAGGGGCTGGCCAACTCCTTCGTCACCCTCGGCGAGGAGCGGACGGACTACCTCTACGACGTCAGCGGCTACTGGCAGGCGGGGGTCACGCAGCCGGCGGTGATCTGGGACGACCCCGACCTGGGTGTCGACTGGCCGCTGGAGGACCCGATCCTCAGCGAGAAGGACCAGCAGAACCCCACCCTCAGGGAGCTGTTCCCCGACCACCCGAAGTGGGCGGGGGAGGACGGCTGA
- a CDS encoding histidine phosphatase family protein — METVIELVRHAKAHSRDRWWGRPDRERPLTDVGMDQSRALAKELHTGAPIAKLFSSPWTRCLQTLDPLADTLGVHAVEEDVLGEVVSLPVHDGGDAWVTSAWLGGRAVGFVDRVVATYAGKRVVACSHGDVIPAVVALIVGRDGLDVTDVRCKKGGRFTLTFSDARCVDATYHPPPD; from the coding sequence GTGGAAACCGTCATCGAACTCGTCCGTCACGCCAAGGCGCACAGCCGCGACCGTTGGTGGGGCCGACCGGACCGCGAACGACCGCTGACCGACGTCGGCATGGACCAGTCGCGGGCGCTGGCCAAGGAGCTCCACACCGGCGCGCCCATCGCGAAGCTGTTCTCCAGCCCATGGACGCGCTGCCTGCAGACCCTCGACCCGCTGGCCGACACCCTCGGCGTGCACGCGGTCGAGGAGGACGTCCTCGGTGAGGTCGTCTCGTTGCCGGTGCACGACGGCGGCGACGCCTGGGTCACCTCCGCCTGGCTGGGCGGACGGGCCGTGGGCTTCGTCGACCGGGTCGTCGCCACCTACGCCGGCAAGCGCGTGGTGGCCTGCTCCCACGGTGACGTCATCCCGGCCGTCGTCGCGCTGATCGTCGGCCGTGACGGCCTCGACGTCACCGACGTGCGCTGCAAGAAGGGCGGCCGCTTCACCCTCACCTTCTCCGACGCCCGCTGCGTCGACGCGACCTACCACCCACCGCCGGACTGA
- a CDS encoding PhoH family protein: protein MDNRISYVIDTCVLLADPQAMYRFDEHEVVLPLVVVEELDRQKTRMDEVGRNARHAIRQIEELRTGSPDGLVSPVTLSGGGTLRVERNHVDQALPKYLDPMKPDHRILAVALALNGTLVTKDAALRIKAAQLGAPAEDYRADQVQVDHHYTGIDEIEVAESWMADFHTDGKAVLADRAHAHWTNQCLVLKSGQSGSGLARVTEIRDDEVVVTRVPGSPRAFGVQPRDVRQTFALDLLTDPAVPCVSLMGMAGTGKTFLALAAGLEQVVERSTYRRLSVYRPLVAVGRQEVGFLPGDLDDKLSPWMAAVHDNLYSLFRKDSDSPFHGQGHVQRMVDALLDRGQLEMAAITYLRGRSITDEFVIVDEAQNLELPTLKVILTRMALGSKVVFCGDLSQVDNPYISPHGGMAALIEKLKGTELFGHVTMAKGVRSPLAELAAMSF from the coding sequence ATGGACAACCGGATCAGCTACGTCATCGACACGTGTGTGCTGTTGGCCGACCCACAGGCGATGTATCGCTTCGACGAGCACGAGGTCGTGCTCCCGCTCGTGGTCGTGGAGGAGCTGGACCGGCAGAAGACGCGCATGGACGAGGTGGGGCGCAACGCCCGGCACGCCATCCGGCAGATCGAGGAGCTGCGCACCGGCAGCCCCGACGGGCTCGTGTCACCGGTGACCCTCAGCGGCGGCGGGACCCTGCGGGTGGAGCGCAACCACGTCGACCAGGCGCTGCCGAAGTACCTGGACCCGATGAAGCCCGACCACCGGATCCTCGCCGTGGCGCTGGCGCTCAACGGGACGCTGGTCACCAAGGACGCGGCCCTCCGGATCAAGGCCGCGCAGCTGGGAGCCCCGGCCGAGGACTACCGCGCAGACCAGGTGCAGGTCGACCACCACTACACCGGCATCGACGAGATCGAGGTCGCCGAGTCGTGGATGGCGGACTTCCACACCGACGGCAAGGCGGTGCTGGCGGACCGGGCGCACGCCCACTGGACCAACCAGTGCCTCGTGCTGAAGTCCGGCCAGTCCGGCTCCGGGCTGGCGCGCGTCACCGAGATCCGTGACGACGAGGTCGTCGTGACCCGCGTCCCGGGGTCGCCGCGAGCCTTCGGCGTCCAGCCACGCGACGTCCGGCAGACCTTCGCGCTGGACCTCCTGACCGACCCGGCCGTGCCCTGTGTGTCGCTGATGGGCATGGCGGGGACCGGCAAGACCTTCCTGGCCCTGGCCGCCGGCCTCGAGCAGGTCGTGGAGCGGTCCACCTACCGACGGCTGAGCGTCTACCGCCCCCTGGTCGCGGTCGGTCGCCAGGAGGTCGGGTTCCTGCCCGGTGACCTCGACGACAAGCTGTCGCCGTGGATGGCGGCGGTCCACGACAACCTCTACAGCCTGTTCCGCAAGGACTCCGACAGCCCCTTCCACGGCCAGGGGCACGTCCAGCGCATGGTCGACGCGCTGCTGGACCGCGGTCAGCTGGAGATGGCGGCGATCACGTACCTCCGCGGCCGCTCGATCACCGACGAGTTCGTGATCGTCGACGAGGCGCAGAACCTGGAGCTGCCGACCCTGAAGGTCATCCTGACGAGGATGGCGCTGGGATCCAAGGTGGTGTTCTGCGGGGACCTGTCGCAGGTCGACAACCCCTACATCTCGCCCCACGGCGGCATGGCCGCGCTCATCGAGAAGCTGAAGGGCACCGAGCTGTTCGGCCACGTCACCATGGCCAAGGGGGTCAGGTCGCCGCTGGCCGAGCTGGCCGCGATGTCGTTCTGA